Genomic segment of Actinomycetota bacterium:
AACCGCCGCAGCCTGGGCTCCCTTCTTCCTCTTGGGGGCCACGGCGGTGATCATGCGCAAGTTCGACGCCGAGGAGTTCCTGCGCCTCATCGAGCGTGAGAGGGTGAACTGGACCTTCGTGGCCCCCACCATCCTGCAGCGGGTGCTGGCCCTCCCCGAGGAGGTGAAGAGCCGCTACGACCTCTCCTCCATGCGCTCCATCCTCTGCGCCGCGGCGCCCTGTCCTCCGGAGGTCAAAGCGGCCACCAACGAGCTCTTCATGCGGCAGGGAGCACCGGGACCGGTGTTCGGCGAATACTACGGCAGCGCGGAGACGGCCATCATCACCGTGCTCCTTCCCGAGGACTACCGGGAAAACCCCAAGCGGCTGGCGAGCGTGGGAAAGGCACGTTGCGGAGACCTGCGCATCTACATCGAGGAGGAGGGACGCTGGGCGGAGCCCGGAGAGGTGGGCAAGGTGATGGGACGCACCGCCTCCACCCTGGCCTTGCGTTACCCGGGCTCGGAGGAGCGGCTGCATGAGTCCATCCGCCTGATCGATGGCCAGGAGTGGTACGATGACGGCCTCCTGGGCTACCTGGACGAGGACGGCTTCCTCTACCTCACGGGACGGGTCAAGGAGATGATCATCACCGGCGGGGTGAATATCTATCCCCTGGAGATAGAGGAAGTCATCCTCCGCCATCCCGCCGTCTTCGACGTGGCCGTGGTCAGGCTTCCCCACCCGGACCTGGGGGAGGTCCCGGTGGCCTGCGTGCAGCTCCACCAGGGGAAGGAGGCCACCGAGGAGGAGATAATCGAGTTCTGCAAGCGGGAGGGCCTCTACGGCTACAAGATACCGGCCAAGGTGGATTTCTTCGACGAGCTTCCCCGCCACATAGACGGCAAGATAATCAAGCGCGAGCTGGAGAAGATTTACTGGAGGGACGTGGAAAGCAGGGGTTGAACCGGGCTTCGGCGGAAGTGACGCCTTCCCGGAAGGCCAGCCGGTCGTATGGCGCTCCTGGGAACAGCGCGAGGACCGGGAGGACACGGTTTTCGGGAAGCATGCTGGCAACGAAACCGGGCTTTAGGAATTTTTCGCAGCTCAGGAGGTGAAAAATGACGGATAAACTCAGGGAAGTGGTGGTGGTTGAAGCCGTCCGCACCCCTACCGGCAGATCCGGATGGGCGGGAGCGGCCAAGGGCGGAGTTTTCGCCAGGGTGTCCGCCCAGCACCTGCTGGCCACGGCGCTGCGCGGCTTGGTGGAAAGGGTCGTAGAAAAATGTCCCTCCTTCGACCCGCGAGAGATCGAGGACGTGGCTGTGGGATGCCTGAGCCAGATCGGGGAACAGGGCCTCAACTTGGGAAGGATAGGCGTCCTGGCCGCCGACCTTCCCGACGAGGTGGCGGGGTGGACGGTGAACCGCTACTGTAACGCCGGTTTGCAGGCCATAAACTCCCAGGCCCACGCCCTCATGTGCGGAGCGGGCGAGATAGCCATCGCCGCCGGGGTGGAGAGCATGAGCCACTACGCCATGGGCTCCGACTTCATGGTCGCCGGACAGGCGGGGCTTCCCGCCTCCCTCCATCCCCGGGCCATGGAACGGGGAGCCCTCAACCCCATGGGGGTCAGCGCTCAGATGGTCGCCGACCGCTACGAGCTCTCCCGTGAGGACATGGACCGCTTCGGCCTCTGGAGCCACCAGAAGGCGGTGCGGGCCATGCGCGAGGAGGAATGGTACCGGAAGAGGATAGTCCCCGTGGAGGTAGAGGACGAGAACGGTACCCGCCTGGTGGACCGGGACGAGCCTCCCCGCGAGCAGGCCTTGGACGATCCGAAGGCCGCTTACGCCAAGATGGCCGCGCTCCCGCCTCGCTTCAAGGAAGGAGGTACGGTGACCGCGGGCAACTCCTCGGCCATCGTGGACGGGGCGGCGGCGGTCATGCTCATGACCTCGGAAAAAGCCGAGAAACTGGGGCTGGAGCCCTACGCCCGCATCCTCTCCACCGCCGTGGCCGGGTCCGAGCCCCTGATCATGCTCCTGGGGCCCATACCCGCCATACGCAAGGCCCTGGACAGGGCGGGAATAACCATGGACGACGTGGACGTCTTCGAGCCCAACGAGGCCTTCGCCTCACCCGTGCTGGCCTTCTGCAAGGAATTCGGGCTGGACTTCGACGACCCGCGCATAAACCCCACCGGCGGGGCCATCGCCATAGGTCATCCCATCGGCTGCTCGGGAGTCCTCTACTTCACGGAGATGGTGCACTGGATGGTCCGCCACGGCCTGAAGTACGGGCTGCAGACCCTCTGCGGGGGCGGCGGGGTGGGCATCGCCACGGTGGTGGACCGGCCCTGAGGGCAGGTTTTTCAAACCCGGATCTTGCTGTTTACGACCGAACGAGGACCTGTGAGCGGCGCACAGATGACTGGTAAGGGCTTTAATATGGCCATACATTGCGTTTCCATCCAACGCGGTGCGACGGGGGGTATCCAGGGCACCGTGGGTTCAGAACTCCCCATGGTAGGAACATGAGATGGCGGGCGGTGTCTCGCCTCCGCCTATAAAGGTGTAGGAACCCGGGTTCCCCACCTGCGGGCATATGGGAACTTCTTCCATGAACTCCGGGACCAGTTCTCCGACCGCGGTAGGATAGGTGCCGTACCGGGCATTGTAGACTCCAATGGCCGATTCCATCATCCTCACGTTGGCCCGGCACACCTTTTCTGAGGCGTTGTCGCGGGCGGCCACGTACACCGGGACAGCGATGCCCACCAGTATCCCCACGATGAGGATGACGATCATAAGCTCCACGAGCGTAAAGCCGTCCTCTTTCGAAAAGATCGTCGTAAGCATCGCCCATCCACCTGCGAATCCAGGCGGCTCCCCCGGGAGACTCGAATCGAAAACCCTAACTGTATATATATTTATCGACCAGCCTAGGAAGAAAAATAAAACCCAGGTACCCTTTTTGTTCACTTCGTTTTGTTGACAATTACCTCCCTTTCTCCTAAAATCCCCCTATGATGGAAAAGCAGGCCGTGAATCATTGCGAACTTCGATGGTGGTGGAGCCTCTCCTGAGGAGAGGGCTCCGCTGAAGCCTGCGCCAGTAAAACTTACGGATAAGAGAAAAGACCGAAAAACAAGAATCTAAAGAGGATAAGGCCGCGAGCCCTCTCCAGGGGGAGCGGCCTTCGAGCTTGTATGGGCCGCGTTCCCCGAGGGATACGCGGCCGTTCCTTTTCAGAGTAGTGAGGAATAGTGAGGGGATGGAAAACGGAGGATGAAGGTGTCATGGGAAAAAGACATTGCTATCCCGGCTTTCGAACGGGAGGTGGGCGAAGATGACCAGGGTATGCGCGGAGAGCGGTGGGAAAAAGAACGGTTTATACTCCCCCGGCGAAGAGGAGTTCCTGGAGCTCTCGCGGCGCTACAACCTCATCACCGTGACCCGCGCCGTGGAAGCGGACACCGAGACCCCGGTCACCGCCTTCCTGAAACTGGCACACGGGGACCATTCCTTCCTGCTCGAAAGCGCGGAGGGAGCTGAACGCTGGGGGCGCTATTCCTTCCTCGGCTGCCGCCCTCTCTGCATCATAAGCTACGATGAGGGGCGCATACGAATACCCTTGGGCGGAGAAGAGCTGGAGCGGCTCCACAGCGGGTTCCTTAGCACTCTCCCCGATGAAACGAGGCGCCATCCACCAGGCGATGGCGTCGCGCCGGCCCGGGAGGACCCCGTGGACTTCCTCTTCGACGTCATGGAATCCTTTCGTGCCTCCCCTCCCCCGGAAGGGCTCCCCTTCTGCGGCGGTGCGGTGGGTTATTTCGCCTACGACCTCCTGCCGTTCATGGACAAGATGACCCTGCGCCGGAAGGAGGGCCTCCCCATCCCGGACATGGTCTTCATGCTCACCCTCACCGCGGCCGCCTTTGACCACTTGCGGGGTCGCATTATTCTCCTGGCTAACGTCCTTGTCCCGGAGGAAGCGGATAGTGGCGAGAGGAGCCGTCTTTACCGGGAAGCGGCGGCCGCGCTGGAATCCATGGCCCGTGACCTGGTCACGAAACCCACACCTCCTTCCGGCGGAGAGGTCTACTACCTCTCCGAGGAAGTCGATTTCCAGGAAGTGGAATCCAACTGCACCCGCGAGGAATACGAGGACATGGTGCGACGTGCCAAGGAGTACATCTTCGCCGGGGAAGCCTTCCAGGTTGTCCCCTCCCAGCGATTCTCCACCCCCCTGCGCTGTTCGCCCTTCTCGGTCTACCGGGCCCTGCGGGGGCAGAACCCCTCTCCCTACATGTTCTTCCTGCGCTGCGGGGACCTTTTCCTGGTGGGTTCCTCACCGGAGCCCATGGTGAGGAGGCGGGGAAGCGAGGCGGTAATCCGCCCCATCGCCGGCACCCGGCCGCGCGGCAGGACCCCCGAGGAGGATCAGGAGCTGGAGCGTGAACTGCTCTCGGACGAGAAGGAGCGTGCCGAGCACGTCATGCTGGTGGACCTGGCCCGCAA
This window contains:
- a CDS encoding AMP-binding protein is translated as MTIKADKNLKELLRALPPALRMEEARGLGRTFREQWGGSKNTRRIVYRIFTGGRGLLSNLKDLGKMKVGRIIPNWVLGMWDTFPEREAVVDGEKRYNFGELKERVLRLANALQDLDLRPRDTAGVMLHNSAEFLETMCACSLIGVVTPFVNWHLRGEELIKTINLRSPKVLVFDAEFREEIERIRGDLGSVRHLVMVGDGAPAGVDVLSYEELVFSHPATMPEVNFVVSFNPYTGGTTGIPKSSNLFDSLGYMLSDLAEPPRATLPEFTRYNFLAFSYLYWFGGERIHDPVTGNIRTLIVTPLYHAGTAAAWAPFFLLGATAVIMRKFDAEEFLRLIERERVNWTFVAPTILQRVLALPEEVKSRYDLSSMRSILCAAAPCPPEVKAATNELFMRQGAPGPVFGEYYGSAETAIITVLLPEDYRENPKRLASVGKARCGDLRIYIEEEGRWAEPGEVGKVMGRTASTLALRYPGSEERLHESIRLIDGQEWYDDGLLGYLDEDGFLYLTGRVKEMIITGGVNIYPLEIEEVILRHPAVFDVAVVRLPHPDLGEVPVACVQLHQGKEATEEEIIEFCKREGLYGYKIPAKVDFFDELPRHIDGKIIKRELEKIYWRDVESRG
- a CDS encoding thiolase family protein; this translates as MTDKLREVVVVEAVRTPTGRSGWAGAAKGGVFARVSAQHLLATALRGLVERVVEKCPSFDPREIEDVAVGCLSQIGEQGLNLGRIGVLAADLPDEVAGWTVNRYCNAGLQAINSQAHALMCGAGEIAIAAGVESMSHYAMGSDFMVAGQAGLPASLHPRAMERGALNPMGVSAQMVADRYELSREDMDRFGLWSHQKAVRAMREEEWYRKRIVPVEVEDENGTRLVDRDEPPREQALDDPKAAYAKMAALPPRFKEGGTVTAGNSSAIVDGAAAVMLMTSEKAEKLGLEPYARILSTAVAGSEPLIMLLGPIPAIRKALDRAGITMDDVDVFEPNEAFASPVLAFCKEFGLDFDDPRINPTGGAIAIGHPIGCSGVLYFTEMVHWMVRHGLKYGLQTLCGGGGVGIATVVDRP
- a CDS encoding prepilin-type N-terminal cleavage/methylation domain-containing protein; this encodes MLTTIFSKEDGFTLVELMIVILIVGILVGIAVPVYVAARDNASEKVCRANVRMMESAIGVYNARYGTYPTAVGELVPEFMEEVPICPQVGNPGSYTFIGGGETPPAISCSYHGEF
- the trpE gene encoding anthranilate synthase component I, producing the protein MTRVCAESGGKKNGLYSPGEEEFLELSRRYNLITVTRAVEADTETPVTAFLKLAHGDHSFLLESAEGAERWGRYSFLGCRPLCIISYDEGRIRIPLGGEELERLHSGFLSTLPDETRRHPPGDGVAPAREDPVDFLFDVMESFRASPPPEGLPFCGGAVGYFAYDLLPFMDKMTLRRKEGLPIPDMVFMLTLTAAAFDHLRGRIILLANVLVPEEADSGERSRLYREAAAALESMARDLVTKPTPPSGGEVYYLSEEVDFQEVESNCTREEYEDMVRRAKEYIFAGEAFQVVPSQRFSTPLRCSPFSVYRALRGQNPSPYMFFLRCGDLFLVGSSPEPMVRRRGSEAVIRPIAGTRPRGRTPEEDQELERELLSDEKERAEHVMLVDLARNDLGRVCEPGSVVLRRVMEVERFSHVMHLVSEVAGTLRSDRGNRELLRSAFPAGTVSGAPKIRACQIIDELERERRGPYAGAVGYVSYHGDMDTCIAIRTIVIQGNRAYVQAGGGVVADSNPSREYEETVNKARALLRAIRTAEAREGVMTP